In Alkalibaculum bacchi, a single genomic region encodes these proteins:
- a CDS encoding alpha-ketoacid dehydrogenase subunit alpha/beta, whose translation MPKSINIDPVERRKPGELTFKPIQLNQYQKRVKDVKDEYTKEELIHMYRDMILIREFETMLQDLRATGEYRGTKYSYTGPAHLYLGQEATAVGQSFILDKDDLVFGNHRSHGELIAKGMSALEKLEDKDLMEIMEKSHDGAQLRVVEKGFKGSVKELATRFYIYGIATEILGRKNGFAQGLGNSMHAFFIPFGVYPNNAIVGGSAPVALGAALYRRVNKQDGIIIANAGDGSLGCGPVWESMNMAAMDQLTQLWDEAHKGGLPILFNFNNNGYGMGGQTVGETMAYNVLARVGAGISPTQLHAERVDGYNPLAVIDAMKRKKEILVKGEGPALLDVVTYRIAGHSTSDANPYRSKEELEAWKNADAILSFRNDILEAGMTTEKELDEVKEAAETVIEEVFKLSIDDSVSPRMDLMNEVDSIEKYMFSNEKIPSMDTTREPDVLGPKEENTRVKRIAKKERAGIKDGKTVPSVKAFQFRDAVFEALMDKFYEDPTLISFGEDLRDWGGAYGVYKNMEESIPYHRLFNTPISESAIVGAAVGYAMLGGRSVPELMYCDFMGRAGDEIFNQLAKWQSMTAGQLKMPVVLRTSVGAKYGAQHSQDWTSLCAHIPGLKVVFPATPYDAKGLMNAALNGSDPVVFFESQRLYGVGEMFHEGGVPEEYYEIPLGEPDIKRVGTDLTILSIGATLYKAIEAAERLEKEYGLSVEVIDARSVVPFNFEPVIESVKKTGRILLTSDACQRNSILNDFAQNISELAFDYLDAPPVVVGSRNWITPIDELEEFFFPQADTIIDAVHEKIVPLAGHKVKFNHTKVEQIRRYKFGV comes from the coding sequence ATGCCAAAAAGTATAAATATTGATCCTGTTGAACGAAGAAAACCAGGTGAACTTACCTTTAAACCGATACAATTAAACCAGTACCAAAAGAGAGTTAAAGATGTAAAAGATGAATATACAAAAGAAGAATTAATTCATATGTACAGAGATATGATTTTGATTCGAGAATTTGAAACCATGCTACAAGACTTAAGGGCAACAGGCGAATATAGAGGAACAAAATACAGCTATACAGGTCCAGCTCATTTGTATTTAGGACAAGAAGCTACTGCTGTTGGTCAATCTTTTATCCTAGATAAAGACGACTTAGTGTTTGGAAACCATAGAAGTCATGGTGAATTAATTGCAAAAGGCATGTCTGCTCTAGAAAAATTAGAGGACAAAGATTTAATGGAAATCATGGAAAAATCACATGATGGAGCTCAATTAAGAGTAGTAGAAAAAGGATTTAAAGGTAGCGTAAAAGAATTGGCAACCCGCTTTTATATCTACGGCATCGCTACAGAAATTTTGGGTAGAAAAAATGGATTTGCTCAAGGTCTTGGTAATTCTATGCATGCATTCTTTATTCCATTTGGCGTATATCCAAACAATGCTATTGTAGGAGGATCTGCACCTGTGGCTCTTGGAGCAGCTCTTTATAGAAGAGTTAATAAACAAGATGGAATCATCATTGCAAATGCAGGAGACGGTTCTTTAGGTTGCGGCCCTGTTTGGGAATCTATGAATATGGCAGCTATGGATCAATTGACACAATTATGGGATGAAGCTCACAAAGGCGGACTTCCAATATTATTTAATTTCAACAATAATGGCTACGGTATGGGTGGTCAAACTGTTGGTGAAACGATGGCATACAATGTCCTTGCAAGAGTAGGTGCAGGTATCAGCCCAACTCAATTACATGCAGAAAGAGTAGATGGATACAATCCATTAGCAGTAATTGATGCTATGAAGAGAAAAAAAGAAATCCTTGTTAAAGGAGAAGGTCCAGCCTTATTAGACGTAGTTACTTATCGAATCGCTGGACACTCTACTTCTGATGCTAATCCATATAGATCTAAAGAAGAGCTGGAAGCGTGGAAGAATGCGGATGCTATTTTAAGCTTTAGAAACGATATACTAGAAGCAGGAATGACAACAGAAAAAGAATTAGATGAAGTCAAAGAAGCAGCTGAAACGGTAATTGAAGAAGTATTCAAACTATCTATTGATGACAGTGTATCTCCAAGAATGGATTTAATGAACGAAGTAGATTCCATTGAAAAATATATGTTTTCTAATGAAAAAATTCCATCAATGGATACAACTAGAGAACCAGATGTATTAGGACCAAAAGAAGAGAATACGAGAGTGAAAAGAATAGCTAAAAAAGAAAGAGCAGGCATCAAAGATGGAAAGACTGTTCCATCTGTAAAGGCATTCCAATTTAGAGATGCAGTATTTGAAGCCCTCATGGATAAATTTTACGAAGACCCTACATTGATTAGTTTTGGAGAAGACCTTAGAGATTGGGGTGGAGCATATGGTGTATATAAGAACATGGAAGAATCCATTCCATATCATAGACTCTTTAACACACCGATTTCAGAATCTGCCATTGTAGGCGCTGCTGTAGGATATGCAATGTTAGGTGGAAGAAGTGTACCTGAGTTAATGTATTGTGATTTTATGGGTAGAGCAGGTGACGAGATCTTCAATCAATTGGCAAAATGGCAGTCTATGACGGCCGGACAATTAAAGATGCCAGTAGTTCTTCGTACATCTGTAGGAGCTAAATATGGTGCACAACACTCCCAAGATTGGACATCTCTTTGTGCGCATATACCAGGCCTTAAAGTGGTATTCCCAGCAACACCTTATGATGCAAAAGGGCTTATGAATGCAGCCTTAAATGGTAGTGACCCTGTAGTATTCTTTGAAAGTCAAAGATTATATGGTGTTGGTGAAATGTTCCATGAAGGTGGTGTTCCAGAAGAATATTATGAAATTCCACTAGGAGAACCAGATATTAAAAGAGTAGGAACAGATTTGACGATTTTAAGCATTGGGGCAACATTATACAAAGCCATAGAAGCAGCTGAAAGATTAGAAAAAGAATACGGTCTGTCTGTAGAAGTAATTGATGCTAGAAGCGTAGTTCCGTTTAATTTTGAACCTGTTATTGAATCTGTTAAGAAAACAGGACGAATTCTTCTTACAAGTGATGCATGCCAAAGAAATTCAATTTTAAATGATTTTGCACAAAATATTTCTGAATTGGCATTTGATTATCTTGATGCACCACCAGTAGTAGTAGGCTCAAGAAACTGGATCACTCCAATAGATGAATTAGAAGAATTCTTCTTCCCACAAGCGGATACAATCATAGATGCAGTACACGAAAAGATTGTTCCACTTGCAGGACATAAAGTGAAATTTAATCATACAAAAGTAGAACAAATTAGAAGATATAAATTTGGGGTGTAA
- the lpdA gene encoding dihydrolipoyl dehydrogenase has translation MHYDVIVLGAGPGGYLAAERAGHAGLKTMVVEKKNIGGVCLNEGCVPSKTLLNSAKIYEYTKDGQKYGVTCENVLYDQEKVVKRKDKVVKALVSGVQATLKKNKVEIVSGEGSIIGKTSQGFVIKANNEEHSCTNLIIATGSEAIVPPIPGVKESFEKGIVVTNREILSLESVPKKLTVVGGGVIGLEMASYYATVGSKVTVIEMLDRIGGYTDIEIGTILKGNLEKKGINFLLGTKVTRVQDNVVYYEMDGKESTVESDKILLSIGRRANTANIGLEKLSLATERGAVKVDETCQTNVPGVYAVGDVNGKSMLAHTAYREAEVAVNTILGKKDIMRYTAIPSVIYTNPEVASVGETEETAKSKGLDYEVKKISMNYSGRYMAENEGGNGITKVLIEKKYNKIIGIQMIGSYASEIIYGGGIMVETEMLVKDLKEIVFPHPTVSEIIREAIFQ, from the coding sequence ATGCATTATGATGTAATTGTCCTAGGGGCAGGTCCTGGAGGCTATTTAGCTGCGGAGAGAGCTGGACATGCCGGGCTTAAAACAATGGTAGTTGAAAAGAAAAATATTGGCGGTGTGTGCTTAAATGAAGGCTGTGTGCCTTCTAAGACATTATTAAACTCTGCTAAAATATACGAATATACAAAAGATGGTCAAAAGTACGGAGTAACATGTGAAAATGTTTTATACGATCAAGAAAAAGTAGTTAAGAGAAAAGATAAAGTAGTAAAAGCTTTAGTAAGTGGAGTACAAGCTACTTTAAAAAAGAACAAAGTTGAGATTGTTAGTGGAGAAGGAAGTATAATAGGAAAGACTTCACAGGGATTTGTAATAAAAGCAAATAATGAAGAACACAGCTGTACTAATTTAATTATTGCCACTGGTTCAGAAGCTATTGTTCCGCCAATTCCTGGTGTGAAAGAATCCTTTGAAAAAGGCATTGTAGTTACCAATAGAGAAATACTAAGCTTGGAATCTGTTCCTAAAAAACTGACCGTAGTAGGTGGCGGTGTAATAGGGCTTGAAATGGCATCTTATTACGCTACTGTAGGAAGTAAAGTTACTGTTATAGAGATGTTAGACCGTATTGGAGGCTATACAGATATAGAAATAGGTACTATATTAAAAGGAAATCTTGAGAAAAAAGGTATTAATTTCCTACTTGGTACTAAGGTTACGAGAGTACAAGATAATGTAGTTTACTATGAAATGGACGGAAAAGAATCTACTGTGGAAAGTGATAAGATACTTTTAAGCATTGGTAGGAGAGCGAATACAGCTAATATTGGCTTAGAAAAATTATCTTTGGCTACAGAAAGAGGAGCTGTCAAAGTAGATGAAACATGCCAAACTAATGTACCAGGCGTATATGCAGTAGGTGATGTCAATGGTAAATCTATGCTAGCTCATACAGCTTACCGTGAAGCAGAAGTTGCAGTGAATACTATACTAGGTAAAAAAGATATTATGAGGTATACAGCTATTCCTTCTGTAATTTATACTAATCCAGAGGTTGCTTCTGTAGGAGAGACGGAAGAAACAGCTAAGAGCAAGGGCTTGGATTACGAAGTTAAAAAGATTTCCATGAATTACAGTGGAAGATATATGGCGGAAAATGAAGGTGGCAATGGAATCACGAAAGTTCTTATAGAAAAAAAATATAATAAGATCATCGGTATACAGATGATTGGAAGCTATGCATCCGAAATCATTTATGGTGGAGGAATTATGGTTGAAACAGAAATGCTCGTTAAAGATTTAAAAGAGATTGTATTCCCACATCCTACTGTAAGTGAAATTATCCGTGAAGCAATTTTTCAGTAA
- a CDS encoding 2-oxo acid dehydrogenase subunit E2, whose amino-acid sequence MANVVMMPQIGLNETSNLISTWNKDVGEMVKVGDVLFTIETDKSSMEVESEFEGVLLKKLYEEGDACDVLTPVCIIGRQGEDIEDLFSAKEEEEVKPVVEAPQETPQLPEDSQANVVIMPQIGLNETSNLISTWNRNVGDAVKVGDVLFTIETDKSSMEVESEFEGVLLKKFYEEGDACDVLTPVCIIGPEGEDISGFSVEQSTADEVQDPKTESTLNNIQTMPAQGTVNPDGIQKVSPRARNLAESKGADLGYAVGTGPEGRIIERDVYTLLHNGPVMTKAAKLGLGEVDPSSIHATGIGGRILSTDGAKTSKIETTTAQPQATEEEYKIVKFSNIRKIIAKNMMNSLQTTAQLTLNASFDATNIMEYRKLVKSGSDEFGLGNITLNDMVMYAVSRTVGDFENLNAHMIGEDQIKIFSSVHLGFACDTDKGLMVPTIFDSNKMSLNEISKHSKELAEQCKKGNIDPKKLQGASFTISNLGSFGIENFTPVINPPQTGILGVGTIEYKVKREAGTFIEYPAMFISLTFDHRAIDGAPAARFLKALKFNLENFNLLLAK is encoded by the coding sequence ATGGCAAATGTAGTTATGATGCCGCAAATTGGTTTAAATGAAACGAGCAATCTAATTAGTACTTGGAATAAAGATGTAGGCGAGATGGTTAAAGTGGGCGATGTATTGTTTACCATTGAAACAGATAAATCTTCTATGGAAGTAGAATCAGAATTTGAGGGAGTATTACTGAAGAAATTATATGAAGAGGGAGATGCTTGTGATGTATTAACTCCCGTCTGTATTATCGGTCGACAAGGAGAAGATATTGAAGATTTATTTTCTGCCAAAGAGGAAGAAGAGGTAAAACCTGTAGTAGAAGCTCCTCAAGAGACACCACAGTTACCTGAAGATTCTCAAGCGAACGTCGTCATAATGCCACAAATTGGTTTAAATGAAACCAGCAATCTCATCAGTACATGGAATAGAAATGTAGGAGATGCAGTTAAAGTAGGGGATGTATTATTTACCATTGAAACAGATAAATCTTCTATGGAAGTAGAATCAGAATTTGAAGGTGTATTACTCAAAAAGTTCTACGAAGAAGGAGATGCCTGTGACGTATTAACTCCTGTATGTATTATAGGGCCAGAAGGCGAAGATATCAGTGGTTTTTCAGTAGAACAATCCACAGCAGATGAAGTTCAAGATCCTAAAACAGAAAGCACTCTAAATAATATACAAACTATGCCAGCTCAAGGAACAGTCAATCCAGATGGAATTCAAAAGGTTTCACCAAGAGCAAGAAATCTTGCAGAATCAAAAGGTGCAGACCTTGGCTATGCTGTAGGAACAGGACCAGAAGGTAGAATAATTGAAAGAGACGTGTATACCCTCCTTCATAATGGACCAGTTATGACAAAGGCTGCAAAACTTGGATTAGGAGAGGTAGATCCATCCTCTATTCATGCTACTGGAATAGGTGGACGAATTTTATCTACAGATGGAGCAAAAACAAGCAAAATTGAGACCACTACTGCACAACCTCAAGCTACAGAAGAAGAGTACAAGATTGTGAAATTTTCTAATATTCGAAAGATTATTGCAAAGAATATGATGAATTCTCTTCAAACTACAGCTCAATTGACTTTAAATGCATCTTTTGATGCTACAAACATAATGGAATATAGAAAACTTGTAAAATCTGGATCCGATGAATTTGGTTTAGGTAATATTACTTTAAATGATATGGTTATGTATGCAGTATCTAGAACTGTCGGTGATTTTGAAAATCTAAATGCTCATATGATTGGCGAAGATCAAATAAAAATATTCTCTAGCGTTCACTTAGGTTTTGCTTGTGATACAGATAAGGGACTAATGGTACCAACTATATTTGACTCGAACAAGATGAGCTTAAATGAAATCTCTAAGCATTCAAAAGAATTAGCAGAGCAATGTAAAAAAGGAAATATAGATCCTAAGAAATTACAAGGGGCTAGCTTTACGATTTCTAATTTAGGAAGCTTTGGTATTGAAAACTTTACACCAGTAATCAATCCACCTCAAACGGGTATTTTAGGAGTAGGAACAATTGAGTATAAAGTGAAAAGAGAAGCAGGTACATTTATTGAATACCCAGCAATGTTTATTTCATTGACATTTGATCATAGGGCCATAGATGGTGCGCCAGCTGCAAGATTCTTAAAGGCATTGAAATTCAATTTAGAAAACTTTAATTTGTTATTAGCAAAATAG